The Christiangramia flava JLT2011 region ATTGAGAAGAACCGTTTCAGGACGATCTTTGACCCGGGCCAAACCACGAAAAAAAGAGGTTGGGGACTGGGTCTTAGCCTGGCCAAACGCATTGTGGAAGAATACCATAACGGCAAGATCAAAGTGGCGAAAAGTGAGATCAATAAAGGCACTACTTTCCAGATCAGCCTGAAAAAAGTCTAGAATCTGGAAATTATTTTCCGTATTTCTTCCGGAACCGGAATGGTTTCCTTCTTATTAAAATCAAAATATACCACTACATCCTTCCCTTCAGCACAAGTTTCCCCTTGTTCATCCAGGATCCTGTGCTCTATTCCGAAGCTTTTTGTGCCGATGAAATCAAGCCTGGTCTTAATGAGGGCTTTGCCGGGATAATACAGTGATTTTTTGAAATCGCATTTCGTGGAAACCAGCATGGCTCCCTGGTTGGTTTCACGAAATTTGGCATGAATACCGCTGGCTTCCCAGAAATTCACTCTCCCGCTTTGCAAATAGCGCATGTACGACACGTTGTTCACATGCTCGTACATATCGAGATCGCTCCAGTCTATCCTGATTTCCAGGCTGAGTTTATAATCTTCCAAGGGGATCACAGCTCGATATTCTCGCTGATCTCTGCAGCCAGTTTTTCAAATTCCTCTTGACTCATTTCCACGGAATTCGAAAAATTCATTCCGTCCATATTATTCAGTGGGATCAAATGCACATGCACATGAGGCACTTCCAGGCCCACAACTGCCATTCCCACGCGTTTACAGGGTACGGTCTTTTCCAAAGCGATCGCCACACAGCGCGTAAAAAGCATTAATTCCCGATAATGATTCTCTTCCAGATCCCAGATCTTATTAATCTCTTTCTTCGGAATGCAAAGCACATGGCCTCTTGCATTGGGATTGACATCCAGGAACGCCAGAAACTGGCTGTTTTCAGCTACTTTATAAGCCGGAATTTCTCCGTGTACTATTTTGGTGAATATTGAAGACATATACTTTTTAGTTGGTTCTTAAAATTAAAAAATCCTTTTCTGAATTCCGAAAAATAGCGGACCAGAAAAGGATTCATTTTTAATGCTTACCTGAAGATCAGTCTCTCCAGATCTCGAGAATTTCGAATTTAACGGTTCCGTTTGGCACCT contains the following coding sequences:
- a CDS encoding acyl-CoA thioesterase, coding for MIPLEDYKLSLEIRIDWSDLDMYEHVNNVSYMRYLQSGRVNFWEASGIHAKFRETNQGAMLVSTKCDFKKSLYYPGKALIKTRLDFIGTKSFGIEHRILDEQGETCAEGKDVVVYFDFNKKETIPVPEEIRKIISRF
- a CDS encoding HIT family protein, whose amino-acid sequence is MSSIFTKIVHGEIPAYKVAENSQFLAFLDVNPNARGHVLCIPKKEINKIWDLEENHYRELMLFTRCVAIALEKTVPCKRVGMAVVGLEVPHVHVHLIPLNNMDGMNFSNSVEMSQEEFEKLAAEISENIEL